In Zingiber officinale cultivar Zhangliang chromosome 6A, Zo_v1.1, whole genome shotgun sequence, a single genomic region encodes these proteins:
- the LOC121998710 gene encoding uncharacterized protein LOC121998710 isoform X3, translating to MVRAQSQKKNAAGSSRSKGGAKKMKDLHDLGISCSMQNANPSSEISSGKGKDREEIIASSSGPKDPSPLRRSTRESLMKKLAASNSNLSKSEHLENPSSSTPLKKGRIERQVKKVDQSPLRKSERIDKSSATSSSGCKNDSKSSDSSGKKKGDAVKNEGEAKSKHINLRIPPTDNKRKQMTARSYRASLISPPAKKVKMSDSAETQHERDSLAADTEAVLEDVGGCCQRKISEQNVELCKGEFKEDAECSSSCSKEDSVKALGIEGGAISMKEPFHDVFQRFLDGNDNESDVCKQNRKDLFLKSREISFPDRSNRADTSRENKSSPVAFTSFQRTDYGPDMVVTPKGNDKLAQEVHTEDVCLSTSSAKRENSEKCAKCVKLTRVQVVHAKDSCTMKRINDVSFAPLEVVDHPSALGAHQNDANPMEEDKAEGTLLSKAKEKLDGAEKSSCHVPPVCTTSVDKNIEKTSESSYCHTLGSSKRHVCSTGEPLAEIQTDCDPDVCVLCRQQKTELLCRGKGCNTRYHLSCLDPPLPNAPPGIWLCISCIKKKIEFGVYSVSVGIDSVWNFKEGEQNSKQYLVKYKGLAHAHNQWISETQMLQEAPSILSKFNRDYQKNMIIRWKQEWTVPHRLLQKRLLMPQELADQFFEKLGNNFTKCYHEWYVEWKGLGYKDATWELESSQFLRTPDALLLMQDYEVRLKGKTAFDSSNADKAYERKPPQRSLHQLLKPELSKLCEILKLPENVADMAQLFLEYIMYNHQVNPEPEVILQAFKISLCWRAASFLKHKIDHEETLALAKKYLNFTCDEDQASNIYSKLRILKKKFSQKDCTSWKKRESGPPSSGADITEEPVSKMSTDSSGLNVSEPEKGACNEDPGHNVLEQLMLPEQEQDPGCATHADLQEHSGSRNDELIRNQTNSINKICSRREADLSVKQNEEILDFNKHKEKMEMSLKKEHEKRIEPFLAMINDSTERENNIRLSSENLAKKIAAFSKHMSVQYEKLKSMQSVARDKEHQIKNHWLEEAKGGKLEAVNLVDCFYNIPLSDSGFMLEEFKVLDQDDSHDSLGIGTYDSDTTGSFQNEQTGNVLSIGNLVTTERPSKNFEVAKASPEVAECLSGQRDTFITQSYSVDEVLGDLPLEVPSSVPFTDIIDVHMDTVALASKLPVMDIVTDAVDGMPINSRIAATEKQAFDKNSERSCSRSCPSQIMDQGEHMNYDDGVCLATLSTENQEPCINEHARTDNSLVFEGQGIGTSQEIPTSNSSDILTFPDELLTNNIAVSDYFDNPLPIGRVPIFVQCEDNIAASVIEQEPSRQMSGSLQNGTPMLEPTMLSSALVSQIVDQSILQNSHMRSQSSIGEDLTNVSRQPETFRYPLFPLIQLMPIQGLQPEPLKNELARIRMQDDRIGKMHEDTKLKLKLECDQEMLKVQKKYDMLLQDAESECVQSKKTLATIYDKVFMNQVLAEEFRAKFVENQGGSSSTSQGQQRSLHHLLQASQPQFVQRAASSTISMSNSLPVTRPSAAIPLPVTRPAAANLPPDAHPSAAIPRPVTRPSATIPCPVTRPTATNLGPSAAIPLPATRPSATIPLPVTHPTVANLPPAIPLPVTRPSAIPLPVTHPSGTIPLAVTRPTVANLAPSAAIPLPVSHPTVAKLPPATHLSAASPSAAQSNSFATIRLRAPSIPSGQTVRSPSSVFPSNSVRHHFGSMLPPRSNIQIGSETRAPAPHLQRFRANASLTSSSVIQISGTSPFANIGSTTMGQVANTPKLQPCFLPVSRTGEPVISNSVSSCQDVSSTSVGLPLNVQDIGIGASQQSSFQLANLVPTIDRNSSNFPSTTTPGLSQTSAADVDRHRVNSDVVCISDDES from the exons ATGGTACGCGCGCAATCTCAAAAGAAAAATGCCGCCGGCAGCTCCAGGAGCAAGGGAGGCGCCAAAAAAATGAAAGACCTCCACGATTTGGGCATCTCTTGCTCAATGCAAAATGCAAACCCTAGTAGTGAAATTTCCAGTGGCAAAGGGAAGGACAGGGAAGAGATCATTGCTTCTAGCTCTGGACCCAAGGACCCCTCTCCCTTGAGGAGGTCCACCAGGGAATCTCTCATGAAAAAATTAGCCGCATCAAATTCTAACTTGAGTAAATCAGAACACCTGGAAAACCCAAGCTCGTCTACCCCTTTAAAGAAAGGGAGGATTGAAAGACAAGTCAAGAAAGTGGATCAGAGTCCTCTACGAAAGTCAGAGAGGATTGACAAATCATCTGCCACAAGTTCCTCAGGCTGTAAGAATGATAGCAAAAGCTCAGATTCCTCTGGTAAGAAGAAAGGTGATGCAGTGAAGAATGAAGGAGAGGCCAAGTCTAAACATATCAATTTGAGAATTCCTCCAACGgataacaagagaaagcaaatgACTGCTAGGAGCTATAGAGCTTCGTTAATATCACCACCTGCTAAGAAAGTTAAAATGTCAG ATTCTGCTGAAACACAGCATGAGCGTGATTCACTAGCTGCAGATACTGAAGCAGTGCTGGAGGATGTAGGTGGGTGCTGTCAAAGAAAGATCAGTGAGCAAAATGTGGAACTTTGCAAAGGAGAGTTCAAAGAAGACGCAGAGTGTTCTAGTTCATGTTCAAAGGAGGATTCAGTGAAGGCCCTGGGAATTGAAGGAGGTGCAATATCCATGAAAGAACCTTTTCATGATGTATTTCAGAGATTTTTGGATGGGAATGACAATGAATCTGATGTATGTAAACAAAATAGGAAAGACTTGTTCTTGAAGTCAAGAGAAATTTCTTTTCCAGATAGATCCAATCGTGCTGATACTTCAAGAGAAAATAAGAGCAGTCCAGTAGCTTTCACAAGTTTCCAGCGGACTGATTACGGTCCAGACATGGTAGTGACACCAAAAGGAAATGATAAACTAGCTCAGGAAGTTCATACAGAAGATGTTTGTCTTTCAACTTCTTCGGCTAAGAGGGAAAATTCTGAGAAATGCGCCAAGTGTGTTAAACTCACAAG GGTTCAAGTCGTGCATGCTAAGGATTCATGTACCATGAAAAGGATTAATGATGTTTCTTTTGCTCCTCTTGAG GTAGTTGACCATCCATCTGCTCTAGGAGCACATCAAAATGATGCCAATCCTATGGAAGAAGATAAAGCAGAAGGAACTCTATTGTCAAAAGCTAAAGAAAAATTGGACGGAGCAGAAAA GTCAAGTTGTCACGTGCCTCCGGTTTGTACCACCAGTGTTGATAAAAATATAGAGAAG ACAAGTGAGAGTTCCTATTGTCATACTTTGGGTAGCTCAAAGAGACATGTTTGCTCAACCGGTGAGCCGTTGGCTGAAATTCAAACAGATTGCGATCCCGATGTTTGTGTCCTTTGCAGACAACAAAAAACCGAATT GTTATGTCGCGGGAAAGGGTGCAACACACGCTATCATCTTTCTTGTTTGGATCCACCCTTACCGAATGCTCCTCCTGGTATTTGGCTGTGTATATCTTGtataaaaaagaaaatagagTTTGGGGTGTACTCTGTATCTGTAGGGATTGATTCTGTTTGGAATTTTAAAGAAG GAGAGCAGAATAGCAAACAATACCTTGTCAAGTATAAAGGTCTTGCACATGCTCACAATCAATGGATTTCAGAAACCCAGATGCTTCAAGAAGCTCCTTCAATTCTGTCTAAATTCAACAGGGATTACCAAAAAAATATG ATCATTAGATGGAAGCAGGAGTGGACTGTGCCTCATCGGCTATTGCAGAAACGATTGCTGATGCCTCAAGAACTAGCAGATCAATTTTTTGAAAAGCTTGGTAATAACTTTACAAAATGCTACCATGAATGGTATGTGGAATGGAAAGGCCTTGGTTATAAAGACGCAACATGGGAGTTGGAGAGTTCACAGTTTTTACGAACACCTGATGCACTGTTACTCATGCAAGATTATGAGGTTCGTCTCAAAGGAAAAACAGCATTTGATTCTTCCAATGCCGACAAG GCATATGAACGGAAACCTCCCCAGAGGAGCCTTCATCAGTTATTGAAACCAGAGTTATCAAAACTCTGCGAGATATTGAAACTTCCA GAGAATGTTGCAGATATGGCTCAACTTTTTCTTGAGTATATAATGTATAATCATCAAGTGAATCCTGAACCAGAAGTAATCTTGCAAGCCTTCAAGATATCACTG TGTTGGCGGGCTGCTTCCTTCTTGAAGCACAAGATTGACCATGAGGAGACACTTGCACTCGCAAAGAAGTACTTGAACTTCACATGTGATGAAGATCAGGCATCTAATATTTATTCCAAATTAAGAATTCTAAAGAAGAAGTTTTCTCAGAAAGACTGCACTTCATGGAAAAAAAGGGAGTCTGGTCCACCATCTAGTGGTGCTGATATTACCGAAGAACCTGTCTCCAAGATGTCAACAGATTCTTCAGGGCTTAATGTTTCTGAACCTGAGAAAGGTGCCTGTAATGAGGATCCAGGTCATAATGTTCTTGAACAGCTAATGTTGCCAGAGCAGGAGCAAGATCCTGGGTGTGCAACACATGCAGATTTACAGGAGCACTCTGGCTCTCGAAATGATGAGCTTATTAGAAATCAAACTAATTCCATTAACAAAATTTGTTCAAGAAGGGAAGCAGATCTCAGTGTCAAGCAAAATGAAGAAATTTTAGATTTCAACAAGCACAAGGAAAAGATGGAGATGAGTCTTAAAAAGGAGCATGAGAAAAGGATTGAACCTTTTCTAGCTATGATCAATGATTCAACTGAGAGAGAGAACAATATTCGATTATCTTCAGAAAATTTGGCTAAAAAAATTGCTGCATTTAGTAAGCACATGAGTGTGCAATATGAAAAACTGAAAAGTATGCAATCAGTTGCAAGGGATAAGGAGCATCAGATAAAAAATCACTGGTTGGAAGAAGCAAAGGGTGGTAAATTAGAGGCTGTTAACTTAGTGGATTGTTTTTATAATATTCCATTGTCAGATTCTGGATTCATGCTGGAGGAATTCAAAGTACTAGACCAAGATGATTCTCATGATAGTTTGGGAATTGGAACATATGATTCCGACACAACTGGGTCTTTTCAAAATGAACAAACTGGCAATGTGTTATCTATCGGTAACTTAGTAACCACTGAGCGGCcttcaaaaaattttgaagttgCTAAAGCTTCTCCAGAAGTAGCTGAGTGCCTTTCAGGTCAACGTGATACATTTATTACCCAGTCTTACAGTGTGGATGAAGTCCTTGGGGATTTGCCTTTGGAAGTTCCATCTAGTGTTCCATTTACAGATATAATTGATGTGCACATGGATACTGTTGCTCTTGCTTCTAAGTTACCTGTCATGGACATAGTGACTGATGCAGTTGATGGCATGCCTATCAATAGTAGAATAGCAGCAACTGAGAAGCAAGCATTTGACAAAAATTCAGAAAGATCATGCTCGAGATCATGTCCATCACAAATTATGGATCAAGGAGAACATATGAACTATGATGATGGCGTATGCTTGGCAACTTTATCTACGGAGAACCAG GAACCTtgtataaatgagcatgcaaggACTGATAACTCACTTGTTTTTGAGGGCCAAGGCATTGGCACTTCTCAAGAAATTCCCACATCAAATTCATCTGACATTCTCACCTTCCCAGATGAACTGCTCACTAATAACATAGCTGTTTCTGATTATTTTGACAACCCTCTGCCTATTGGTAGGGTGCCTATATTTGTACAGTGTGAAGATAACATAGCTGCATCTGTAATCGAACAAGAGCCTTCTCGACAGATGAGTGGCTCATTGCAAAATGGCACGCCAATGTTGGAGCCAACTATGTTATCTTCTGCACTTGTCTCCCAGATTGTAGACCAGTCAATTTTACAAAATTCGCATATGAGATCGCAAAGTAGTATCGGAGAAGATCTAACAAATGTTTCTAGACAACCAGAAACATTTCGTTATCCCCTCTTTCCTCTTATACAATTGATGCCAATTCAAGGTCTTCAACCAGAACCGCTGAAGAATGAACTAGCAAGAATACGGATGCAAGATGACAGAATTGGCAAGATGCATGAGGATACG AAATTGAAACTCAAACTTGAGTGTGATCAAGAGATGTTGAAGGTACAGAAAAAATATGATATGCTTCTTCAGGATGCGGAATCAGAATGTGTTCAAAGTAAGAAGACTCTAGCAACCATCTACGATAAAGTGTTCATGAATCAAGTTTTAGCAGAGGAGTTTAGGGCCAAATTTGTTGAGAACCAAGGAGGATCTTCTTCGACCTCACAAG GTCAGCAGCGATCATTGCATCATTTACTTCAGGCCTCCCAACCTCAATTTGTACAGAGGGCTGCATCATCAACAATTTCCATGTCTAACTCACTTCCAGTTACTCGTCCATCAGCTGCTATCCCACTTCCAGTCACTCGCCCAGCAGCTGCTAACCTTCCTCCAGATGCACATCCATCAGCTGCTATCCCACGTCCAGTTACTCGCCCATCAGCTACTATCCCATGTCCAGTTACTCGCCCAACAGCTACTAACCTGGGTCCATCAGCTGCTATCCCACTTCCAGCTACTCGGCCATCAGCTACTATCCCACTTCCAGTTACTCACCCGACAGTTGCTAACCTGCCTCCAGCTATCCCACTTCCAGTTACTCGCCCATCAG CTATCCCACTTCCAGTTACTCACCCATCAGGTACTATACCACTTGCAGTTACTCGCCCAACAGTTGCTAACCTGGCTCCATCAGCTGCTATCCCACTTCCAGTTAGTCACCCAACAGTTGCTAAGCTGCCTCCTGCTACTCATCTGTCAGCTGCTAGTCCATCAGCTGCACAATCAAACTCATTTGCCACTATAAGACTTCGAGCTCCATCCATCCCTTCTGGTCAGACTGTCCGAAGTCCATCTTCAGTTTTCCCAAGCAATTCGGTTAGGCACCACTTCGGCTCCATGCTTCCCCCCCGATCAAACATTCAAATCGGAAGCGAAACACGTGCACCTGCACCACATCTCCAACGTTTTAGAGCCAATGCGTCACTGACATCTTCGAGTGTCATTCAAATAAGTGGGACTAGTCCTTTTGCCAATATTGGCTCAACCACCATGGGACAGGTTGCAAATACCCCTAAGCTGCAACCATGCTTTCTGCCTGTCAGTCGAACTGGAGAACCTGTCATCTCCAATTCTGTATCTTCTTGTCAAGATGTCTCATCAACTAGTGTTGGACTGCCCCTGAATGTTCAGGACATCGGCATTGGGGCAAGCCAGCAAAGCTCCTTTCAGTTAGCTAATTTAGTTCCTACGATTGACAGAAATTCATCCAATTTCCCATCAACAACCACCCCTGGTTTGTCTCAGACATCTGCTGCTGATGTAGATAGGCACAGAGTTAACTCAGATGTTGTATGTATATCTGATGATGAAAGTTGA